A single window of Gavia stellata isolate bGavSte3 chromosome 16, bGavSte3.hap2, whole genome shotgun sequence DNA harbors:
- the RARS1 gene encoding arginine--tRNA ligase, cytoplasmic gives MEARVAQSAARLARQENEIKLLSAEIEHLKNFGCLGVSPSLEGLRDENAKLKYRLNFLRKSLQEERSKTAKSMININSCLQEIFGAAIQAAYPDLENPPLVVTPSQQPKFGDYQCNSAMGITQILLKTKEQKVSPREIAEKISKNIPANECIEKVEIAGPGFINVHLRKDFVSKQLSSLLMNGVQPPAVGKRKKVVVDFSSPNIAKEMHVGHLRSTIIGESMCRLFEFADYDVLRLNHLGDWGTQFGMLIAHLQDKFPDYLTVSPPIGDLQAFYKESKRRFDTEEEFKKRAYQCVVLLQSKNPDFIKAWELICDVSRKEFQKIYNCLDITLIERGESFYHEMMKDIVKEFEDKGFVQVDDGRKIVFVPGFPVPLTIMKSDGGYTYDTSDLAALKHRLCEEKADILIYVVDSGQSVHLQTVFAAGQMIGWYDPKVTRVAHAAFGVVLGEDKKKFKTRSGDTVRLIDLLEEGLKRAMDKLKDKERDKVLTAEELKAAQTSVAFGCIKYADLSHNRLNDYVFSFDKMLDDRGNTAAYLLYAFTRIRAIARLANIDEQMLRKAAREEVLILDHEKEWKLGKCILRFPEILQKILEDLLLHTLCDYLYELATTFTEFYDNCYCVEKDRQSGQIMKVNMWRLLLCEATATIMAKGFDILGIKPVQRM, from the exons ATGGAGGCGCGCGTGGCGCAGTCCGCAGCTCGGCTGGCGCGGCAG gaAAACGAGATCAAGTTGTTAAGTGCAGAAATTGAGCATCTGAAGAACTTTGGATGCTTGGGAGTCTCCCCGAGTTTGGAAGGGTTGCGAGACGAAAACGCAAAACTTAAGTATCGGTTAAATTTCCTTCGAAAG AGCCTTCAAGAGGAAAGaagtaaaacagcaaaaagcatgATTAATATCAACAGCTGTCTTCAGGAGATCTTTGGAGCTGCTATTCAGGCTGCCTACCCAGATTTAGAGAACCCTCCACTAGTGGTGACGCCAAGTCAGCAGCCCAAATTTGGGGATTACCAGTGTAACAGCGCCATGGGCATAACGCAG ATACTGCTCAAAACCAAGGAACAGAAGGTTAGCCCAAGAGAAATCGCTGAGAAAATATCAAAAAACATTCCTGCCAATGAATGCATTGAGAAGGTTGAAATTGCCGGTCCTG GTTTTATCAATGTCCACTTGAGAAAGGATTTTGTGTCGAAGCAGCTGAGCAGTTTATTGATGAATGGAGTTCAACCACCAGCTGttggcaaaaggaaaaag GTGGTGGTGGATTTTTCGTCCCCTAACATTGCAAAGGAGATGCATGTTGGCCACCTGCGGTCTACCATCATTGGAGAAAGTATGTGCCGACTGTTCGAATTTGCAGATTATGATGTTTTGAG GTTAAACCATTTAGGAGACTGGGGCACCCAGTTTGGAATGCTCATTGCTCACCTCCAAGACAAATTTCCGGATTACTTAACTGTTTCTCCTCCCATTGGGGATCTTCAAGCTTTTTACAAG GAATCCAAGAGGAGATTTGACACAGAGGAGGAATTTAAGAAACGTGCCTACCAATGcgtggtgctgctgcagagcaaaaaCCCAGACTTCATTAAAGCGTGGGAACTGATCTGTGACGTGTCGCGGAAAG AGTTCCAGAAAATCTACAACTGCTTGGACATCACGCTCATAGAGAGAGGGGAATCATTCTACCACGAGATGATGAAAGACATCGTGAAAGAATTTGAAGATAAAG GATTTGTCCAGGTTGATGACGGCCGGAAGATCGTGTTTGTCCCAGGTTTCCCTGTCCCGTTGACAATCATGAAATCGGATGGAGGTTACACATACGACACATCCGACTTAGCTGCTCTTAAACACAGGCTGTGTGAAGAGAAGGCTGATATCCTTATTTACGTTGTCGATAGCGGCCAG TCGGTGCATTTACAAACAGTGTTTGCAGCTGGACAGATGATTGGCTGGTATGATCCCAAAGTAACCAGAGTGGCCCATGCCGCGTTCGGAGTGGTGCTGGGAGAAGACAA GAAGAAGTTCAAAACTCGTTCAGGGGATACAGTGCGTCTTATAGATCTGCTGGAAGAAGGGCTGAAACGAGCTATGGACAAGCTGAAGGACAAGGAACGGGACAAG GTCCTCACGGCAGAAGAGCTGAAAGCTGCCCAGACATCAGTTGCTTTTGGATGTATTAAATATGCAGATCTCTCCCACAACAGACTAAATGATTACGTATTCTCCTTTGACAAGATGCTGGATGACCGAGGAAACACAGCTGCATATTTGCTGTATGCCTTCACACGGATCAG GGCTATCGCTCGCCTGGCCAATATAGATGAGCAGATGCTGCGGAAGGCAGCCAGGGAGGAGGTGCTCATCCTTGACCACGAGAAGGAGTGGAAACTGGGCAAGTGCATCCTGAGGTTCCCTGAGATCTTGCAGAAGATCCTGGAGGACTTGTTATTGCACACGCTCTGTGACTACCTTTATGAGCTGGCCACCACCTTCACCGAGTTCTACGACAACTGCTACTGCGTTGAGAAGGACAGGCAGAGTG GCCAGATCATGAAGGTGAACATgtggaggctgctgctgtgtgaaGCCACTGCCACCATCATGGCCAAAGGGTTCGACATCCTGGGGATTAAGCCTGTGCAGAGGATGTAG